The DNA segment TTGGTTGTAGCTAGAGTATCCATCCAAGAAGCAGTAGAATGACCTTTCCGCTAGCcaatcaagcatttgatcaataaaaggcatagggaaatggtcCTTGCATGTAGCACTATTTAGCTTCTGGTAATCCATACACACCCTCCATCCGGTCATCGTTCTTgttgggatgagctcattttATCATTTCAATCATAGTCATGCCTCCCTTTTTTGGCACACATTATACCGGACTTACCCAAGAACTATCGGCAATGGGGTAGactaccccggcatccaaccacttgatgagtTCTTTCTTTACCACCTCCTTCATGGAAGGGTTCAACCTTTGTTGATGCTCCACACTTGGTTTACTTTCattctccaattggatcttgTGTTCACAAATTCCGACGAGAATCCCTCGGATGTCCGCAATTGTCCACCCAATAGCTTTCCTATGCTCCTTCAAGACATTCAACAATTGTTCTACCTAcacatcattcaacaaagaagaCACGTTTACCGGTAGAGTATCAtttgagccaagaaatttatacctcaagtgtgGTGGAAGTGGTTTGAGCTCTAGTTGCGGTGGCTCAATAATTGAAGGCTTTGCAGGAGGAGTAGCTCTATTCTCCAAGTCGAGAGAGAGCTTCTTCAGAGCATAAGTGTAGGACCCAAGCCCTTTCAATGCATTGACTATTTCCACATACCCTTACATATCTTCACCGTCGAAGTTTACCAAAATAGACGCCAACGCTTTAACGaggcattgttcttccatcttTATTTCAACCGCATCTTCCATTTCATCAACAACATCTATCACCGAGATGCTTTCATATTCATGTGGTAGTTTTATACCCTTGCTTGCTTGGAATGTAACCTCTTTATCATTCACACGAAATTTGATCTCATTCCGTTCTGAACCCATTAGTGCTCTTCTTGTTGCAAGGATtggtctccccaaaatgatagggatctctttttCAACTGCACAATCAAAAATTATGAAATCGGCGGGTAGATGGAACTCTCCCACTTTCACAAGCACATCATCAAAAATTCCCACTGGTCTCTTTATGGAACAATCAGCCATTTGCGACCTCAAACTTGTAGGCCTCAGAATACCTAACCCGGCTTTATTGTAAATAGCAAGAGGCATTAAGCTAATGCTAGTCCCATTATTAGAAAGAGCTCTTGCAAAATCACGTGCCCCAATAGTACATGGAATGATGAAAGCTTTGAGGGCCTTCTTTCTTTTAAACGGTGGTtgttgcaatgatggaactaacccTATGAGTCACATTCACCTATTCATTCTTGGTAGTTCTCTTCTTGGTAATCAAGTCTTTCAAATACTTGGCAAAACCCAgcatctcttgaaatgcttccacaaatggaaTATTTACCGATAACTGCTTGAAAATGTCATAGAACTTTTTgagtttgctatcatcaaccttcctagcaattcttgaataaaaggaggaggaggtctaggaataggtggtagagcttttggtgtctcttttaccttttcctttacctcTTCCCGATTCACTTCTTGAACTTTCAACTCTTCTAGAACCTTTTCAGCTTCAACAACCCTTGGCTCTTCAACCTCAACCTCTTGTTCAGACTCTTTTACTTCAACCACTTGCTTACTCTCTCCTTGTAGTACCTTCCCACTCCGAGTAATAATTGCCATGATATGAGAAGTTGGACCACTTCCACTACCCTTTGGGTTTGCAATTATGTCACTAGGAAGTGTTCCGTTTTGCTTTGGATTTTGTTCCCTAGAAAGATCTCTTATTTGCATCTCAAATTTTTGAATGGATGCGGTATGAGAACCAACAAGCTCTGTCATATTCCTCATAGAAGTGTCGGACCtctcttgattttgcaatacccGTTCAAGCGTGCTTTCAAACTTGGAATCATTTGAAGAGccttgatttgaatattgacCTTTTAGTGgaacataagggtttgaactccgatttgagaagttgttgttgttgttattccaatttccttgatttgagccaccttggtcatttcgccactgttggttgccttgaccttgcgggttaggccTCCATTTATTTTGTTTTCCTTGAccttggtattgttgcctttgataGCCTCCTTAAGAGTTGTTCACATAGTTGGATTCCTCATAATATTCACTTGATGATGGTTGCACATCTTCCACCACATTTACCTTCTTCGTTTGGCTTTCAGTGAACATTTTTGTCAACACATTGACATTGGTGGCTAGCCCTGCAATTACTTgatctctttcttggttctccTTAATCATGTTGATCAAGGAGGGAGAACCATATGCAATTCCACCTGTGGTGTCCTCTGAGTGCCAAGCTTGATTATGTTTTTCCATTTTGTCAAGTATTTGTATGATCCTTGCGAATGTCTTATACATAAAAGATCCATCAGTTGCATTTTTGGCTATAGATTGGTTCATAGGATCTAAACCCATGTAGAATTTCTCCAACAAGATAGAATCCGAAAAACCATGATTGGGAAACCTCACCAAATATAAATTGAATCAATCCCATGCCTCATGTAGATGTTCTCCCAGCACTTGCTTGAAAAACAAAATTTTATCTCGAAGCTTAGATTTCTTACTTTGCGGGAACCATTTAGCTAATAATGCTCGGACAAGTTCAGGCCAAGAATGAATGGAGTTTGGTGGCATATTTTGAAGCCATTTCCTTGCGTCCCCAGCTAGTGAGTACTTGAACACCCTCAACCTTAGGGCATCATCTGAGACGTTTTTCTGCTTAAGCATTGCACACACACCCAAGAAGTTTCTAAGATGTTGTGTCGAATCATCATCAATGGAATTCCTGAAAACCCCTCCGCTTTGAGCATTAGGATTAAACCATGTCCCCCTTGAAAGTTGCAGCACCAACAGCCGGAGGTACAATAGTatttgtatcctcaatgtactcatctatgtccgcaaaaggattttcttccatttcttcttcatattcggctatgtcttcctatcaacaccaagcaaaacaagcaaactaTGATGGAATAGAATAAGATataaagtaaagcacacactaattagtaatttcaaaaccgtattccccggcaagggcgccaaaatttgatacgctcaaattatactttaattaaatagtgtaaggtaGTCGGTGTCACATATAATAATCCAACAAGGTTgaggtcgaatcccacagggaatatgGTGTGAAAAGTTTACTTAAGTAGTGTGTAATTTGACTTAAGTCGTAATTCTTCGGTTAACGTGACAAGAGAATGATATAGTTGAGAATTAACGAGAAACCTAAATATGATATGAGAatttaaataatttgattaaagaaaccaaggttgtgtccccattAATAgaatgtaatgctatcggtgttaatatgatatatttctaatgaaaggttctttgatatgcaaatgatttctaaatgactacccaatactTTCCAATAGTTGAGTATTATTTCCCTTTatgatttttttaaatataaaagagttgcaaatTAAGAACAATCAATTTATTCCAAGTAGAACcaacttattcctaagcgattctattaaacaagagtTAACGTCTTGAGTTCTTGATATTCAATTCTACCAAACCctaactcacttttccaagtaaagaaagagtaaaatggaatagattaatgtttgcaaccaccaaccatAAATAACGAAAAAGAAttgaataaatatcaaccaacaattatatatatattcaatgttaaacacccattaacattacacccatctggggtccacaaccttagtatttaaagctaGCTACTAAtgataaaatacaaaaagatgagaatattaaatgtcataaagcttacaaaaTGCAAGATTCTTCACTCgtaaagcttccaaaagagaggaatattcaAAGGTCGGAATCATCTATATGTGAACTGAGATTGACAAGCCCTTCAGTAGCTTCCCCTGAACTACTTCCCCTTGTTTTATTGCTACTCTCTATCACCTTTTCTGGTTCAGCTCCACAGATAGCCAGTTTAACCGCTTTAGAGGTGGGTGAAGAATCCACCACTTCTTTCCCATTTCCCCTTACATCACTGCGAACACGCTCACTCTcagtttcttttcctattttatttTTACCACCTCTCCTTCTTGACTCAGTCGTTTCCACATTCACAACAGACCCAACCAAAACAAAATGATTCTCCAAATTTTTAACTAGAATAGAACGTACCTCAGAAGAGGGATTTTGCACAGATGTTGCTTGCTCAAAATCAGAAGACCCAATTCATTCCCCCTCACTCACAGACTTGAAAGAGTCATCATAATTTTCAGAAtcttgggcatgactagcctTTAATTTTGCATTTAGTTTCTTTAAAAGTGCACCTGTAGCCATAGTTTTGCGAGCAAGCATCTTCACTCGCCTCTTCCTAGATTGGGGGGTTGTACTGGGTTGGGGAGTAGTGGAGAAATCGGAGGGAGTAAATGGAGGAGGTATGCCTGGGCTATCTTGAGGGTTTGTCATTCTCTCAAAATTATGGAAGAAATTGATGATTTGAGTTTTGGAagagagaagaagagaaaacAGAGGATTTTTTACGGTTTTGAAAATTATGGGAGTGGAAGTGGTGATGATGATGGATTTTAAAGGGATAGGGTAATTAATATACAATGGTATCTTTGTGTAATCAAATAGAAGTCTAATCACCCTGGAATTTCAGGTTGAAAAGGCGGTTAAGCTTTCCTAGAATCTAGGCATTTTAATTCGGTGAGGAGTCTAGTAGAAATGAAGCTCGTTAAAACATAAAAAGGATATGcctttttgaagttttttgaaCATATGTAGGATTCTGCTCAtgaattaaatattaatatttctaattgtgcagagtgtagaaaacatacctCGTTATTCAGATGAACTAGTAccgatgaaccaggttctttactaagaatcctcttgatcatgcctcaatttgccgaaatagagaaaattttgttagagatcagtgagtcatattaacacatggAACATGAGTATACTAGTTATAGTATGAGACTGATCAAAGATTAATTTAGATGTTTACACACTTTCCAGATTTTCTAaccaaaaaagtttttttttcaatttttttttcattgtgcattctgaactGGTCCTATTAGGTGAtgttaatcatccctaattctaacctgTTACTTTCAAAGTGCTCTCTACTCAGTGATTTTGTAAAGATGTCAGCAATCTGTTTATCAGTAGCATAAAATTCTATAgtaatcaatcctttctcatagttgtccctcaaaaaatgGTGTCTAGCAtttatgtgcttagttctcttatgatgaaccgagttcttagtcatactaataacactagtgttatcacagaaaatagggacgcaaccaacttcaataccaaaatccatcAACTGTTGTTTGATCCACATCGATTGAGCACAACAGGAAGCAACAATAACATACTCAACTTTAGCAGTAGATAAGACCATTGAATTTTACTTTTTtgtagcccatgacacaagacatgaactaAGAAAGtctgccatacctgaggtgctcttcttatccacaaggaaacctgcatagttagcatcagcatatcccactaggttaaagttactaccttttggataccaaaggcaaAGTTCAGTGTTGCCTTTAaagtatctcaatattcttttGACAGTAGTCAAGTGGGATTCCTTTAGATTTGCTTGAAATCGaacacaaagccctacactgaaaacaatgtcaggtctgctagtaGTAAAATAAataagtgaaccaatcatacccatatacaacttttgatcaacagatgaaccaggttcatctatgtccaaTTTTGTGGCTGTTGCAATAGGAGtatctatttcctttgattctttcattttaaacttcttaatcaactgttttgcatatttttgctgatggatcatggttctatttgagttttgtttaatttgtaagcCTAAGAAGAAATTAAGCtaacccatcatactcatttcaaattcactccccataaATTTAGCAAATTCCTTACTTAGTTTGTCGGTGGTTGctccaaaaattatgtcatcaacatatatttatactaaaagaatatccttacctttttccctcaagaatagagtgctatcaattttacctctcttgtagccatgttcaagcaggaatttgaatagtcgttcataccatgctctaggagcatGCTTGAATCCATAGAGTGCCTTGTCTAGTTTGTATACATGATCCGGACACTCCTTGatttcaaaccctggaggttgtttgacaaacacttcttcctttaattagccatttaggaaggcactcttgacattcatctggtgaagagtaaatCCCATGTATGCAGCAAAGGTTATGATGAGTCTGATAGTCTATGCCTTCCTCTTGGATATAACCTTGAACCACCAACCTTGCCGTGTTCCTTGTAacagttccatcttcatcaagtttgtttctgaagacccattttgtgccaataaCTAATCTGTCTTTGGGTCTTgaaactagatgccaaacttgactcctttcaaactgattgagttcatcatgcattgcatttacccagtctgcatcctgcaaagcctcagtAACATTTTTAGGTacaataagagataggaaagcataAAAAGTACACATATTCTTTAATTGAGATCTAGTTTTAATTTCAGAAGTTGGATTAGTAATTATGTtatcaatgggatgagaactttgatacttgtaagctttcacaaccaactggtttctgtttgatgtttctcccatgttatGTTGCTGAGGAACAAGCTCATGGACAGGTTCCATTTGGGAATTATATTTTGTTCTTCTTTGTTCAGtcccccctgtcaggttgccctagaTGGAAGAACCTATTCCATCACCTGCTCCTTCTTTTGGTGTAGCTTCAGCTTGGGTTGTGACTTCATTTAATCCTTTTACCAGCcaaatagcttcatcttcatatTCCTgtatctcagaaagaatgttagtttcatcaaaaattacatgtacactttcttcgaCACACATTTAttttgttgtacactttatatgctttgctatgttaaaaatatcccaagaatactccctcatcacttctgggatcaaacttacctagggagtcctttccattgttgtgcacaaacacttgcatccaaatgccctaagatgagatatatttgattttctccctttaagtaactcatagggagtcttctctacaagaggtctagtcatgcacctattaatgatgtaacatgcagtgtttatagcttctgcccagaagctatggggcagtttactggAAAGAAGCATGGTCatagccatatcttcaagtgttCTATTATTTATTTCAACtaccccattttgttgtggagtcctagggggcagaaaaattatgatctatgccCTACCCATCACAAAATTcatcaaacttagcattttcaaattcagttccaagATCAAacataattgatgcaagttgattacctagttgtttttgagtttttctaacaaaagaagtaaacataTCAAAGCACCATAACATATCTCTTACAACCTCTGCTCAGAGTTctatatggaccagttccatcgttctagtggtacttaccattttcttgcttttgaaagaggatcttacctgatttccccttgcacaagcctcacaaactttatctTCCTTAAACTTGATGTCAGGCAGACCTATCACcgagtccttggagactaatttgttgagttgacttagacttgcatgtccaagtcttttgtgccaaacaaggggatcattgtccaacacacttaaccaagtgagttcattttttgAAAGAGTGGATAAATCTATaatgtatatattgtttactcttttttcatgcaaaacaatcttgtcagtggtatgATTTATCACAAAACATTTGGAAAAATAcaggtgaatgctaccaagttacctctgtcacacagttgtgatacattgattaggctatatttcaagccatatatcaagtagacattctcaatggagtgtgagtctatcttacctacctttccaaccccaatgatctcacctttcttgccatttccaaaggagacattacatCCTTTTAGGTGCTCAAGTGAAAGTaattggttcttgcttccagtcatatgctttgaaaagccactatccatgtaccatatttggctgcttccCTTCATTTGCACCTACAAAAAGAAATCAGGgtttagtcttaggaacccaaactagtttaggTCCCTTTAtataggcaaaagggtgaattaaattctttttagcccatcCTAGCAacctatttttcccttgaacaaaagttttgttcttttgactggccttttcttttgcattacatttaCTTTTGTAGTGATTAGTCTTACTACATTGTGTGCAGATTTCGTTCTCAGGAAGTGTGatatacttgcttttgggatcccacttaggtgcatgggtcccatagccaagtcctctcttattgctactgTGGTGTTCTTGTAGCCATGATAGTGCATCAGACGACTTATTCTCTttacaagttctgtctagttcatgcttaACCTTGCTTAGATCTTTctttaggactcttatctgctcatcctttttatacaactcatcctttatttttcctagattttcttctaaggtgagatgtgtgtgatcagctttctttttacctgttcctaatttcaattttaaattttcagatctaaATTCTAGCATAGTGAAATcgagttcaagaacctggttcttcaactcagcatttttgctatcactttcactagccctaagttccagatttttgcacttagctttcaagATTACACATTCCTTAGATagctattccttttcattgtttatTACCTCATattcatcaatgaaatctagCAGTAACTCAGATAgactttctttagacaaaaatttaatcttgtctttgagatgaatcacacttacctTTGATTCCTCATCAGATCttccaa comes from the Nicotiana sylvestris chromosome 4, ASM39365v2, whole genome shotgun sequence genome and includes:
- the LOC138889613 gene encoding uncharacterized protein, translated to MTELVGSHTASIQKFEMQIRDLSREQNPKQNGTLPSDIIANPKGSGSGPTSHIMAIITRSGKVLQGESKQVVEVKESEQEVEVEEPRVVEAEKVLEELKVQEVNREEVKEKVKETPKALPPIPRPPPPFIQELLGRLMIANSKRLVPSLQQPPFKRKKALKAFIIPCTIGARDFARALSNNGTSISLMPLAIYNKAGLGILRPTSLRSQMADCSIKRPVGIFDDVLVKVGEFHLPADFIIFDCAVEKEIPIILGRPILATRRALMGSERNEIKFRVNDKEVTFQASKGIKLPHEYESISVIDVVDEMEDAVEIKMEEQCLVKALASILVEQLLNVLKEHRKAIGWTIADIRGILVGICEHKIQLENESKPSVEHQQRLNPSMKEVVKKELIKWLDAGVVYPIADSSWVSPV